In the Bacillus amyloliquefaciens DSM 7 = ATCC 23350 genome, CTCTGACTTTCTTGCCCTTCCTCTTACCAAGCAATATGTCAGAAAGGTATGCATTTGAGATACCCAGCATTTTGGCCAAATCCTTTTGCTGCATGTCGTTTAAAATCAGCCAAGTTTTAACCTGCTTTCCAAAGCTCAGCTCCATAGAAAGCACCTCCTTCATGTTTTTTAGCTAATTATTTAGCTTTCTATTGACACTCTCTATCTTATTAGCTAAAATAAAGGCATAGCTAATAAGACTATACAAATAGCCTGAAATACGTTGGGGGACGTGGTACAGGGCTTTTAATTTGTCATGCCTCAAAGCTAAATAAGTAGCTTATGAACACAGTTTACTATCATATTAGATAGATGTCAACAATTTTATCTAACTAATTTGATAGTGTGTTTTAAGCGGAAAAAGGTGAACTGATATGTCACTATTTGACAGGGTTAAGAAGATTGCAGACAAGAGAAAGATACCCATTGCAGAATTGGAACGGAAATTGGGGATGGGTACAAACACATTGTATAGATGGAAGACCCAAAAACCGTCTATAGACAAGGTGCAGAAAGTTGCTGATTATTTCAACGTCTCTATTGACTACCTACTTGGTCGGACGGAAAACGAAGCAATTGAACCGGAGCTTACAGCCAAGGATGAAAAAGATATACAAAAAGAATTGCAGAAAATCATTCAGGGCTTAGGCGATAAAAACGGGTATGCTGCGTTTGACGGTCAGATAATCGATGATATGGATGATGAAGATAGGGAGCTGCTCATTGCAAGCCTGGAGAATTCTTTACGTCTCGCCAAAAGAATCTCAAAACAAAAATTCACCCCAAAAAAATACCGTAAGTAGGTGCTTCTGTGGAGTCAATTGCAAAAAAAGTAAAAACACTTACAAAAAAATTCGAAACAAACGATCCTTTTGAAATTGCTAAGGCTCTTGGAATTGAGGTGGTTTATGAAGAGTTGGGAAAAACCCTAGGATATTACAGCCGGCATTTTAGAATTAAAGTCATCCACATTAATCAGAATGCCAGCGAGAAGTGCAAGGTGTTTATTTGTGCTCACGAATTAGGGCATGCAGTATGCCACCCCGACGCAAACACGCCTTTTTTAAAAAACCATACTTTTTTCTCAACGGATCGGATTGAGGAGGAGGCGAATTTTTTTGCGATAAATTTGTTGTTCTCCTCCGCCAATGCGTGCATAACTGTGGGAGAAGCAGTTAAGCAGTATGGGGTACCTAAACAATTAGTCTTATCTAATCTTGCTAAAATTTTTTAAACAAAAAAACGAACATACATTCTAAAAATGGGAGGCGCTCAGAAATGGCTAGTTTCCGTAAACATTCAAACGGAACTTGGGAATACAGAATACGATATAAAGATAAAAACTCGAACAGGTACAAGGAAACGTCAAAACGAGGGTTTAAAACAAAAAAAGAAGCGCAATTAGCTGCGGCACAAATAGAGACAGACATCGAATACTATGGTTTCGCTAACGACGGAAAAGAAAGCATAAGAGAGTATTTCAGTAAATGGCTCGAAGTATATAAAAAGCCAAATGTCAAGCCTATTACTTACTCACTCCAAGAGAGGAATGTACGGCTTAACATTTTACCAAGATGGGGAGAAGTTAAGTTAAAAGATATATCTAGGACTGAATATCAGAAATGGATTAACGAACTTAGACTCAATTATAGTGAAGGCACTGTCAGGCGCATTCACAGCCTGATGAACACAGCATTAAATGACGCTGTGCACGAATTTAGGATACTGCGTGAGAACCCTGTTACACGTATCAAAATCCCGAAGGAAACTAAAAACAATAAGGAAATCAAATTTTTTACAGTAGACCAACTAGAAAAATTTCTAAATCAGGTGAAAGAACCTCAGAAAAATTCCAAATACAAACACTCAATACAGTATTATGTTTTATTTTCTCTCATGGCTCGGACCGGTTTACGAATAGGTGAAGCGCTCGCCTTAACCTGGAATGATATAGATTTTGAAGAGGGCACGATAAAAGTGAGTAAAACACTAGTCTACCCGACAAATTCCACACCCTATCTCTCAACCCCTAAATCAAAAGCTGGTTTAAGAATAATCAAACTAGATATACACACCATTCAGCTTTTAAAAAAACATCGAATCAATAGAAACGAGGTTGTGCTCAAATATAAAAATTATAAAAAACCGGGGGCTGATATTGTGTTTTATCAGCATGATGGACGATGGTTGCGCACAAATGTTGTTAGAGAATACTTCAAAGAGATATGTAAAAGAGCTGAGTTACCAATATTGTCCCCTCATGCATTAAGGCATAGCCATGCGGTACATTTAATTGAGGCCAAAGCTGATTTGAAATTTGTATCTGAAAGACTTGGGCATTCGAGCATAAAAATAACCGCAGATACGTACCTCCATGTCACTAAAAAAATTGAAAATGATGCATTAGAGATGTATCTGCGGTATACAAATATATAATCTTGTGGGTGTTTTGTGGGTGGGGCTTCCCTAAAATCAGTCAGGCCCCTGCTGTATCAAGCTTAGCCGATACTACCTTCCATTTCGAATTTGATCAAACGGTTCATTTCAACTGCGTATTCCATCGGAAGTTCTTTTGTGAACGGCTCGATGAAGCCCATAACGATCATTTCTGTCGCTTCTTCTTCAGAAATACCGCGGCTCATCAAGTAGAAAAGCTGTTCCTCAGAAACCTTTGATACTTTCGCTTCGTGCTCCAATGAAATGTTGTCGTTCAGGATTTCATTGTAAGGGATCGTATCAGAAGTTGATTTGTTATCCATGATGAGCGTATCGCACTCGATGTTTGAACGGGCGCCGTCCGCTTTCCGTCCGAAGTGGACGATACCGCGGTATGTTACTTTTCCGCCCTGTTTAGAAATCGATTTTGATACGATTGTGGATGACGTATTCGGTGCAAGGTGAATCATTTTCGCACCTGCGTCCTGATGCTGTCCTTTGCCCGCAAGAGCGATAGAAAGCGTCATGCCGCGCGCGCCTTCACCTTTCAGAATGACAGCCGGATATTTCATCGTCAATTTAGAACCGATGTTTCCGTCTACCCATTCCATCGTCGCGTTTTCTTCACAAACGGTACGTTTCGTAACAAGGTTGTAAACGTTGTTCGCCCAGTTTTGGATCGTTGTATAACGGCAGTAGCCGCCTTTTTTCACGATGATCTCAACAACCGCGCTGTGAAGCGAGTTTGTTGTGTAGACAGGAGCCGTACATCCTTCTACGTAATGAACGCTTGCTTCTTCGTCAACAATGATCAGCGTACGTTCGAACTGACCCATGTTTTCTGAGTTGATGCGGAAGTAAGCTTGAAGCGGTGTTTCAACCTTCACGCCTTTTGGCACGTAGATGAAAGATCCGCCGGACCAAACAGCTGAGTTCAGCGCCGCAAACTTGTTATCAGTCGGCGGAATAACTTTCGCCCAGTGCTCACGGAAAATGTCTTCATTTTCTTTCAGCGCGCTGTCTGTATCTTTGAAGACAATGCCTTGCGCTTCAAGATCTTCTTTCATGTTGTGATAAACAACCTCAGATTCGTACTGTGCGGAAACACCCGCAAGGTATTTTTGCTCAGCTTCAGGAATACCGAGTTTGTCGAATGTCTGTTTAATTTCCTCAGGCACTTCATCCCAAGAACGCTCTGAACGCTCAGACGGTTTTACGTAGTACGTAATCTCGTCAAAGTTTAAAGAGTTTAAATCCCCGCCCCACTGCGGCATCGGCATGTTGTAGAAATGCTCAAGAGATTTCAGGCGGAAATCAAGCATCCATTGAGGCTCTTCTTTCATACGTGAAATTTCTTCTACGATTTCTTTTGTCAATCCGCGCTCTGAACGGAAAATGGAAACGTCCTTATCGTGAAAACCGTACTTGTATTCACCAATTTCAGGCATTTTTTTAGCCATCCATTTTCACTCCAATCTTTTAATTGCCGCCTTTTTCGCCAGCGACTCCTTTTTCAAGTGCTTTCCATGAAAGGGTGGCACATTTAATCCGGGCCGGGAATTTCGAAACGCCTTGAAGGGCTTCAATATCCCCGAGATCTATTGAGTCGTCATACTCTTTCCCTTGCATCATGTCTGAGAAGATCTTAGACATGGAAAGGGCGGTATCAATATCTTTTCCTTTAATCGCCTGCGTCATCATGGAAGCTGAAGCCATGGAGATGGAACAGCCTTCCCCTTCAAATTTCGCTTCCTGAACGGTATCGCCGTCAAGCTTCATTGTCAGTCTGATCCGGTCGCCGCAAGTCGGGTTGTTCATATCGACGACGATGCTGTCATCCAAAACCCCTTTGTTGCGCGGATTTTTGTAATGATCCATGATCACTTGTCTGTACAATGTATCTAAATTTGCATTAAAAGACATTTGTAAAGTACTCCTTTGTCTTTTGGAGAGCTTCCGCGAGCTTATCTATCTCTTCCTCTGTATTATACAGATAAAAGCTCGCTCTCGCAGTAGCAGATACATCCAGCCATTTCATGAGCGGCTGGGCGCAATGATGCCCCGCTCTGACCGCAATGCCCTCTGCATCGAGGACAGTCGCGACATCATGAGGGTGAACATCATCAAGATTAAATGTCACAAGGCCCGCCCGCTCTTTCGGACCGTATACCGTCACGCCGTCAAGCTGTTCGAAACAGTCAAGCGCATAGGCAGCAAGCTTATGCTCATGCCGGGAAATCTCGTCGAGACCGATCTCTTCAAGAAAATCAATCGCGGCTCCCAATCCGATCGCGCCTGCAATAATCGGCGTGCCTGCTTCAAATTTCCACGGAAGCTCTTTCCAAGTTGATTCATAAAGCCCTACAAAGTCGATCATCTCGCCGCCAAATTCGGCTGGCTCCATATTCTCAAGCAGTTCTTTCTTGCCGTACAGCACGCCGATTCCCGTCGGGCCGCACATTTTATGGGAAGAAAGCGCGAAGAAGTCGCAATCCAAGTCTTGGACGTCGATTTTCATGTGAGGCGTGCTCTGGGCTCCGTCGACCACG is a window encoding:
- the sufB gene encoding Fe-S cluster assembly protein SufB; this translates as MAKKMPEIGEYKYGFHDKDVSIFRSERGLTKEIVEEISRMKEEPQWMLDFRLKSLEHFYNMPMPQWGGDLNSLNFDEITYYVKPSERSERSWDEVPEEIKQTFDKLGIPEAEQKYLAGVSAQYESEVVYHNMKEDLEAQGIVFKDTDSALKENEDIFREHWAKVIPPTDNKFAALNSAVWSGGSFIYVPKGVKVETPLQAYFRINSENMGQFERTLIIVDEEASVHYVEGCTAPVYTTNSLHSAVVEIIVKKGGYCRYTTIQNWANNVYNLVTKRTVCEENATMEWVDGNIGSKLTMKYPAVILKGEGARGMTLSIALAGKGQHQDAGAKMIHLAPNTSSTIVSKSISKQGGKVTYRGIVHFGRKADGARSNIECDTLIMDNKSTSDTIPYNEILNDNISLEHEAKVSKVSEEQLFYLMSRGISEEEATEMIVMGFIEPFTKELPMEYAVEMNRLIKFEMEGSIG
- the sufU gene encoding Fe-S cluster assembly sulfur transfer protein SufU translates to MSFNANLDTLYRQVIMDHYKNPRNKGVLDDSIVVDMNNPTCGDRIRLTMKLDGDTVQEAKFEGEGCSISMASASMMTQAIKGKDIDTALSMSKIFSDMMQGKEYDDSIDLGDIEALQGVSKFPARIKCATLSWKALEKGVAGEKGGN
- a CDS encoding helix-turn-helix domain-containing protein translates to MELSFGKQVKTWLILNDMQQKDLAKMLGISNAYLSDILLGKRKGKKVREKIIKILDMKEVS
- the sufS gene encoding cysteine desulfurase SufS, whose translation is MNITDIREQFPILHQQVNGHDLVYLDSAATSQKPRAVIEAVDQYYNRYNSNVHRGVHTLGTRATDGYEGAREKVRKFINAKSMTEVIFTKGTTTSLNMVALSYARANLKPGDEVVITQMEHHANIIPWQQAVKATGATLKYIPMQEDGTLSLEDVRQTVTSHTKIVAVAHVSNVLGTINPIKEIAKIAHDNGAVIVVDGAQSTPHMKIDVQDLDCDFFALSSHKMCGPTGIGVLYGKKELLENMEPAEFGGEMIDFVGLYESTWKELPWKFEAGTPIIAGAIGLGAAIDFLEEIGLDEISRHEHKLAAYALDCFEQLDGVTVYGPKERAGLVTFNLDDVHPHDVATVLDAEGIAVRAGHHCAQPLMKWLDVSATARASFYLYNTEEEIDKLAEALQKTKEYFTNVF
- a CDS encoding site-specific integrase, with product MASFRKHSNGTWEYRIRYKDKNSNRYKETSKRGFKTKKEAQLAAAQIETDIEYYGFANDGKESIREYFSKWLEVYKKPNVKPITYSLQERNVRLNILPRWGEVKLKDISRTEYQKWINELRLNYSEGTVRRIHSLMNTALNDAVHEFRILRENPVTRIKIPKETKNNKEIKFFTVDQLEKFLNQVKEPQKNSKYKHSIQYYVLFSLMARTGLRIGEALALTWNDIDFEEGTIKVSKTLVYPTNSTPYLSTPKSKAGLRIIKLDIHTIQLLKKHRINRNEVVLKYKNYKKPGADIVFYQHDGRWLRTNVVREYFKEICKRAELPILSPHALRHSHAVHLIEAKADLKFVSERLGHSSIKITADTYLHVTKKIENDALEMYLRYTNI
- a CDS encoding ImmA/IrrE family metallo-endopeptidase; its protein translation is MESIAKKVKTLTKKFETNDPFEIAKALGIEVVYEELGKTLGYYSRHFRIKVIHINQNASEKCKVFICAHELGHAVCHPDANTPFLKNHTFFSTDRIEEEANFFAINLLFSSANACITVGEAVKQYGVPKQLVLSNLAKIF
- a CDS encoding helix-turn-helix domain-containing protein, which gives rise to MSLFDRVKKIADKRKIPIAELERKLGMGTNTLYRWKTQKPSIDKVQKVADYFNVSIDYLLGRTENEAIEPELTAKDEKDIQKELQKIIQGLGDKNGYAAFDGQIIDDMDDEDRELLIASLENSLRLAKRISKQKFTPKKYRK